ACGCGATGATCAGGAAGTTCGCGACCGCCGTGAGGAATGACCCGATCAGGATCCTCGTGGCATCGCGACCGTCGCCGATCGTCCACACCACGGCGTCGAAGCTGGGCTCCCCGAAGACCGCAGCGATGAGGGGCATCAGGATGCCGTCGATCAGCGCGTTGACCATGGCGGTGAACGCGAGCGCGAGCACCAGACCGACGGCGATCTCGAGCAGGTTCCCTCTGACGGCGAACTGCTTGAACTCCTTCAGCATCATGCTTTCCTCCCGTGGGTCGGGGACGTCGGCTCCGGGTCAGTCCTCGACGCGCCGCTGCGAACGGCCGGCGATCCGCGCAGCGGTCGTCCGCGGCAGGAAGCGCGAGCCGAACACGAACACCCTGCTGGACCCACCGGTGACGAGGTAGGGCTTCCCCGCCTTCATCGCCAGGAAACCGGCCTCGGCGACCTCACGGGCGCTCGGGAGCCCCCGATCGCGGATCAAGGCCGACTCAGCCATGTCGGCTCGCCCCTGGAAGCCGGTCGCGGTCGGACCGGGACACAGGCACGTGACCGTGACGCCGGTGTCCCGGAGCTCCTCGGCCATGGCCAGGGAGAGCGAGAGCACGTAGGCCTTCGTCGCGGCGTAGGCCGCGGTCATCGGCGCCGGCGCGAACGAGCCGACCGAGCCGAGGTTCAGGACCCGGCCGCGGCGCCGTTCGATCATGCCGGGAACGATCAGGCGGCTGAGCTCGGTCAGCGCGACGACGTTGACGCGCAGGAGTTCGGATTGCGTCGCCGGATCGTCCCGCCAGAACTCGCCGTAGGTGGAGAACCCTGCGTTGTTCACCAATGCCTCGACCACGACCCCGCGCTGATCGAGCGAGGCGACCAGCTCGGCGCTCGCGCCGGCTGCCGACAAATCTCTCGGGAGCACGGTGACCTCGACACGGTCGCGTTCCTCAACCTCCTGGGCGACGGTCTCCATCGCGGCGCCGCTGCGGGCCACCATGACGACGTCCCAGCCCTCGGCCCCGAACAACCTCGTGAACTCGACGCCGAAGCCGCTGGAGGCGCCGGTGACCAGGGCGGTGCGCCGCGGCGCGCCTGTCTCGCTCATGCGATCTCC
This Actinomycetota bacterium DNA region includes the following protein-coding sequences:
- the mscL gene encoding large conductance mechanosensitive channel protein MscL; translated protein: MLKEFKQFAVRGNLLEIAVGLVLALAFTAMVNALIDGILMPLIAAVFGEPSFDAVVWTIGDGRDATRILIGSFLTAVANFLIIAWVLFLIVKAANRLMPIEEEEVGPTEVELLTEIRDSLRGRSD
- a CDS encoding SDR family NAD(P)-dependent oxidoreductase, whose amino-acid sequence is MSETGAPRRTALVTGASSGFGVEFTRLFGAEGWDVVMVARSGAAMETVAQEVEERDRVEVTVLPRDLSAAGASAELVASLDQRGVVVEALVNNAGFSTYGEFWRDDPATQSELLRVNVVALTELSRLIVPGMIERRRGRVLNLGSVGSFAPAPMTAAYAATKAYVLSLSLAMAEELRDTGVTVTCLCPGPTATGFQGRADMAESALIRDRGLPSAREVAEAGFLAMKAGKPYLVTGGSSRVFVFGSRFLPRTTAARIAGRSQRRVED